In Drosophila yakuba strain Tai18E2 chromosome X, Prin_Dyak_Tai18E2_2.1, whole genome shotgun sequence, a single genomic region encodes these proteins:
- the LOC6525079 gene encoding protein sevenless isoform X2: MTMFWHQNVDQQSDQQDKQPKSPAPTKRLNISFNVKIAVNVNTKMSTTHINRQAPSSSSSNSQNDSPASKIVVHQQSNSFDLRQQLARLGRQLASGQDGHGGISTILIVNLLLLILLSICCDVCRSHNYTVHQSPEPLSKDQMRLLRPKLDSDVVEKVAIWHKHAAAAPPSIVAGIAISSGPQATVAHPPEDQYRDRDRDRDRKPPEDQHGVDERMVLERVTRDCVQRCIVEEDLFLDEFGIQCEKADNGEKCYKTRCTKGCAQWYRALKELETCQEACLSLQFYPYDMPCIGACEMAQRDYWHLQRLAISDLVERTQPQLERAPRADGQATPLTIRWAMHFPEHYLASRPFNIQYQFVDHHDEEPPLEQEDRHAAGEAVASAWLNLADYDCDEYYVCEILEALIPYTQYRFRFELPFGENRDEVLYSPATPAYQTPPEGAPISAPVIEHLLGLDDSHLAVHWHPGRFTNGPIEGYRLRLSSSAGNSTTEQLIPTGRGSYIFSQLQAGTNYTLELSMINKQGEGPVAKAFVQTHSTRNDKPVKDLAESVLLAGRRAVMWQSLEPAGENSMIYQSQEELADIAWSKREQQLWLLNVHGELRSLKFEGGQMVSPAQQLKLDLGNISSGGLVPRRLSLDWLHHRLYFAMEWLDRNQSSFQFISTDLLGESAQKVGESFDRPVEQLEVDALNGWIFWRNEESLWRQDLHGRWSHRLVRVRQPGWFVVQPQHFLIRLMLPHDGKFLEISYDGGFKHPLPLHTSPTAAGTASSHWQSFALLGRSLLLPDAGQLILVEQQGQAGSPSASWPLRNLPDCWAVILLVPESQPLTSAGGKPHGLKALLGAQAAKITWQEPERNPYQSADAARSWSYELEVLDVASQSAFSIRNIRGPFFGLQRLQPDNLYQLRVRAINVDGEPGEWTEPLAARTWPLGPHRLRWASRLGGVLHTDELGEGLEVQQQQLERLPGPMTMVNDSVGYYVTGAGLLHCINLVHSQWGCPISELGVQHVGSVTYDWRGGRVYWTDLARNCVVRMDPWSGSRELLPIFEANFLALDSRQGHLYYTTRSQLSRHGSTPDEAVTYYRVNGLEGSIASFVLDTQQEQLYWLVKGAGALRLYRAPLAAGGDALQMIHEIKGGFQAVPDSLQLLRPLGALLWLERSGRRARLVRLAAPQEVMELPTPDQAAPASALQLLDPQPLPPPDEGVVPMTVSPDSVRLDDGHWDDFHVRWQPSTAGGNHSVSYRLLLEFGQRLQTLDLSTPFARLTQLPQAQLQLKISITPRTAWRSGDTTRVQLTTPPVAPSQPRRLRVFVERLSTALLEANVSAVLRWDAPEQGQEAPMQALEYHISCWLGSELHEELRLNQSALEARVEHLQPDQTYHFRVEARVAATGAAAGAASHALHVAPEVQAVPRLLYANAEFIGELDLDTRNRRRLVHTASPVEHLVGIEGEQRLLWVNEHVELLTHVPGSAPAKLARMRAEVLALAVDWVQRIVYWAELDATAPQAAVIYRLDLCNFEGKILQGDRMWSTPRGRLLKDLVALPQAQSLIWLEYEQGSPRNGSLRGRNLTDGSELEWATVQPLIRLHAGSLEPGSETLNLVDNQGKLCVYDVARQLCTASALRAQLNLLGEDSIAGQLAQDAGYLYAVKNWSIRAYGRRRQQLEYTVELEPEEVRLLQAHNYQAYPPKNCLLLPSSAGHFLKATDCEERRCQLHLPMITASADCPLPVPGVRYQLNLTLAKGQGSEEHQPEEALLGQWLLSAGESINLTDLLPFTRYRVAGVLSSYYQKKLALPQLVLPPLELLTASATPSPPRNFSARVLSPRELEVSWLPPEQLRSESVYYTLHWQQELDGEEVQDRRDWEAHERRLETAGTHRLTGIKPGSGYSLWVQAHATATKSNSSERLHVRSFADLPELQLLELGPYSLSLTWAGTPDPLGSLQLECRSSGEQLRRNVAGNHTKMVVEPLQPRTRYQCRLLLGYAATPGAPLYHGTAEVYETLGDAPSQPGKPQLEHIAEEVFRVTWTAARGNGAPIALYNLEALQARNDNRRKRRRRRRNSGGSLEQLPWAEEPLVVEDQWLDFCNTTELSCIVKSLHTNRLLLFRVRARSMEHGWGPYSEESERVAEPFVSPEKRGSLVLAIIAPAAIVSSCVLALVLVRKVQKRRLRAKKLLQQSRPSIWSNLSTLQTQQQLMAARNRAFSTTLSDADIALLPQINWSQLKLLRFLGSGAFGEVYEGQLKTEDSEEPQRVAIKSLRKGASEFAELLQEAQLMSNFKHENIVCLVGICFDTESISLIMEHMEAGDLLSYLRAARSTSTQESQPAAGLSLSELLAMCIDVANGCSYLEDMHFVHRDLACRNCLVTESTGGTDRRRTVKIGDFGLARDIYKSDYYRKEGEGLLPVRWMSPESLVDGLFTTQSDVWAFGVLCWEILTLGQQPYAARNNFEVLAHVKEGGRLQQPPMCTEKLYSLLLLCWRTDPWERPSFRRCYNALHAISTDLRRSQMASGTADTVVSCTRPEFKVRFDGQPLEEHKEHKEHKEHKEQPKEEESLTLREVRLKDKQLYANEGVSRL; the protein is encoded by the exons ATGACTATGTTTTGGCACCAAAATGTAGACCAACAGTCGGATCAGCAGGACAAACAGCCGAAAAGTCCAGCTCCCACGAAGAGATTGAACATCAGCTTCAATGTGAAGATCGCGGTGAATGTGAACACCAAGATGTCCACCACCCACATCAACCGGCAGGCACCTTCCTCCTCCAGTTCCAACTCCCAGAATGACTCACCTGCCAGCAAGATTGTGGTCCACCAGCAGAGCAACTCGTTCGATCTCCGCCAGCAGCTGGCCCGTCTGGGCCGCCAGTTGGCCAGCGGTCAGGATGGCCACGGCGGCATATCCACCATACTGATCGTCAATCTTCTCCTGCTCATCCTGCTCTCGATCTGCTGCGATGTCTGCCGTTCGCACAACTACACGGTGCACCAGAGTCCCGAACCCCTCTCCAAGGACCAAATGCGTCTGCTGCGTCCCAAACTGGACAGCGATGTGGTCGAGAAGGTGGCCATCTGGCACAAGCACGCCGCCGCAGCACCGCCGAGTATTGTCGCGGGCATCGCCATAAGCAGCGGACCACAGGCAACGGTGGCCCATCCTCCGGAGGATCAgtatcgggatcgggatcgggatcgggatcgtAAGCCGCCGGAAGACCAGCACGGTGTCGATGAGCGAATGGTCCTGGAACGCGTGACAAGGGATTGTGTGCAGCGATGCATTGTTGAG GAGGATCTGTTTCTGGACGAGTTTGGAATACAGTGCGAGAAGGCGGACAATGGCGAGAAGTGCTACAAAACACGA tgcaccAAGGGCTGTGCCCAGTGGTATCGCGCCCTCAAGGAGCTGGAGACCTGCCAGGAGGCCTGC CTGTCGCTCCAGTTTTATCCGTACGACATGCCCTGCATCGGCGCCTGCGAGATGGCACAGCGGGACTACTGGCACCTCCAGCGTCTGGCCATCAGCGATCTGGTGGAGCGAACGCAGCCGCAGCTGGAGCGTGCTCCGCGGGCGGACGGACAGGCCACGCCACTCACCATCCGCTGGGCGATGCACTTTCCGGAGCACTACCTGGCCAGCAGACCGTTCAACATTCAGTACCAGTTTGTGGATCACCACGACGAGGAGCCGCCTCTCGAGCAGGAAGACCGGCATGCAGCTGGTGAGGCGGTGGCCAGCGCCTGGCTTAACTTAGCGGATTACGACTGTGATGAGTACTATGTGTGCGAGATACTGGAGGCCCTGATACCCTACACACAATACAGG TTCCGTTTTGAGTTGCCTTTCGGCGAGAATAGAGATGAAGTTCTCTATTCCCCGGCCACGCCCGCCTACCAAACGCCCCCCGAGGGCGCGCCCATCTCGGCTCCGGTCATCGAGCATCTGCTGGGTCTGGACGACAGCCACCTGGCTGTCCACTGGCATCCCGGCCGCTTCACCAACGGCCCCATCGAGGGCTATCGCCTGCGTTTGAGCTCCTCCGCGGGAAACAGCACAACTGAACAG CTGATTCCGACTGGACGCGGTAGCTACATATTTTCCCAGCTGCAAGCTGGAACCAACTATACCCTGGAGCTGAGCATGATCAACAAACAGGGTGAGGGTCCGGTGGCCAAGGCATTTGTGCAAACGCACTCCACCCGAAACGATAAGCCTGTCAAGGATCTAGCAGAAAGTGTCCTGCTCGCCGGACGACGCGCTGTGATGTGGCAATCTCTGGAGCCGGCCGGCGAAAATTCCATGATCTATCAATCGCAGGAGGAACTGGCGGACATCGCCTGGTCAAAGCGGGAGCAGCAATTGTGGCTGCTCAACGTCCATGGCGAGCTGCGAAG CTTGAAATTCGAAGGCGGGCAGATGGTGAGTCCGGCGCAGCAGCTAAAGCTGGATCTGGGAAACATTAGCAGTGGAGGGTTGGTGCCACGCAGACTGAGCCTTGACTGGCTGCATCATCGACTGTACTTCGCCATGGAGTGGCTAGACCGAAACCAGTCCAGTTTCCAGTTTATCAGCACGGATTTGCTGGGTGAATCGGCGCAGAAAGTGGGCGAGTCTTTCGATCGGCCCGTGGAGCAGCTGGAAGTGGATGCCTTGAATGGTTGGATCTTCTGGCGCAACGAGGAGTCGCTGTGGCGTCAGGATTTGCATGGTCGATGGAGCCATCGCCTGGTGAGAGTCAGGCAGCCGGGTTGGTTTGTTGTGCAGCCGCAACACTTCCTCATCCGACTGATGCTGCCGCACGATGGTAAATTCCTAGAGATTAGCTACGATGGTGGATTCAAGCATCCACTGCCGCTCCATACGTCTCCGACTGCAGCTGGAACGGCGTCCAGTCATTGGCAAAGCTTTGCCCTGCTCGGTCGctccctgctgctgcccgATGCTGGTCAGCTGATCCTGGTTGAGCAGCAAGGTCAGGCAGGCAGTCCCAGTGCCTCCTGGCCCCTACGGAACTTGCCCGACTGCTGGGCCGTGATTCTCCTTGTGCCAGAGAGCCAACCACTGACCAGCGCTGGTGGCAAGCCGCACGGCTTGAAGGCCTTGCTGGGAGCCCAGGCGGCGAAGATCACGTGGCAGGAGCCGGAACGCAATCCCTACCAATCGGCGGACGCAGCACGCAGCTGGAGCTACGAACTGGAGGTGCTCGACGTGGCCAGCCAAAGTGCCTTCAGCATACGCAATATTCGCGGACCCTTCTTTGGTCTGCAGCGTCTGCAGCCGGACAATCTCTACCAGCTGCGAGTGAGGGCCATAAATGTGGATGGTGAGCCGGGCGAGTGGACTGAACCGCTGGCAGCACGCACCTGGCCACTGGGTCCACATCGTTTGAGGTGGGCCAGCCGGCTGGGTGGCGTTCTTCATACCGACGAGCTGGGCGAGGGCTTGgaagtgcagcagcaacaattggaGCGATTACCTGGACCCATGACCATGGTGAATGACAGTGTGGGCTACTACGTCACGGGCGCGGGTCTGCTGCACTGCATCAATCTGGTGCACAGTCAGTGGGGATGCCCCATCTCGGAGCTCGGAGTGCAGCACGTGGGTTCGGTCACTTACGACTGGCGGGGCGGCAGAGTTTACTGGACGGATCTGGCAAGGAATTGTGTGGTGCGCATGGATCCGTGGTCGGGCAGCCGGGAATTGTTGCCCATCTTTGAGGCCAACTTCCTGGCACTGGATTCCCGTCAGGGTCACCTGTACTACACCACCAGATCCCAGCTCTCGCGACATGGTTCCACGCCCGATGAAGCGGTCACCTATTATCGTGTTAATGGACTGGAGGGCAGCATCGCCTCCTTTGTGTTGGACACTCAGCAGGAGCAGCTTTACTGGCTGGTGAAAGGCGCTGGTGCACTGCGTCTGTATCGTGCGCCACTGGCCGCTGGCGGGGATGCGCTGCAAATGATCCACGAGATAAAAGGCGGCTTCCAGGCTGTCCCAGACAGCTTGCAACTCCTGCGACCTTTGGGCGCACTCCTTTGGCTGGAGCGGAGTGGCAGAAGAGCGCGCTTGGTTCGCCTGGCTGCTCCTCAGGAGGTCATGGAGTTGCCGACTCCGGATCAGGCCGCTCCTGCCTCCGCATTGCAGTTACTAGACCCACAGCCATTGCCACCGCCGGACGAGGGGGTTGTGCCCATGACTGTGAGCCCGGATAGCGTGCGTCTGGACGATGGTCACTGGGACGACTTCCATGTGCGCTGGCAGCCATCCACGGCCGGTGGCAATCACAGCGTCTCCTATCGCCTGCTCCTCGAGTTTGGACAGCGACTGCAAACCTTGGATTTGAGCACACCATTCGCCCGGTTAACTCAATTGCCGCAGGCACAGTTGCAGCTAAAGATTAGCATCACACCGCGCACCGCGTGGCGAAGTGGAGACACCACTCGGGTGCAGCTCACCACACCGCCGGTGGCTCCCAGTCAGCCTCGTCGGCTGCGCGTGTTCGTGGAGCGTTTATCCACCGCCCTGCTGGAGGCCAATGTGAGTGCTGTGCTCCGGTGGGATGCACCGGAACAGGGTCAGGAGGCGCCCATGCAGGCGCTGGAGTACCACATCAGCTGCTGGCTGGGCTCGGAGCTGCACGAGGAGCTGCGCTTGAACCAGAGTGCTCTGGAGGCTCGCGTGGAGCACCTGCAACCGGATCAGACCTATCACTTTCGGGTGGAGGCACGTGTGGCTGCCACGGGagcagcagcgggagcagctAGCCATGCCCTACACGTGGCACCGGAGGTGCAGGCGgtgccacgcctactctacGCCAATGCGGAGTTCATTGGGGAACTGGACCTGGACACGCGGAATCGCAGGCGACTGGTGCACACGGCCAGTCCGGTGGAGCATCTGGTGGGCATCGAGGGCGAGCAACGATTGCTATGGGTCAACGAGCACGTGGAGCTGCTCACCCATGTTCCGGGATCAGCGCCTGCAAAGCTGGCCAGAATGAGGGCCGAGGTCTTGGCCCTGGCCGTGGACTGGGTACAGCGGATCGTCTACTGGGCGGAACTGGATGCCACTGCACCGCAGGCGGCGGTTATCTATCGCCTGGATTTGTGCAACTTCGAGGGCAAGATACTGCAGGGCGATCGCATGTGGAGCACGCCCAGGGGCCGACTGCTGAAGGATCTGGTGGCCCTGCCACAGGCACAATCCCTCATTTGGTTGGAGTACGAGCAGGGATCGCCGAGAAATGGCTCCCTCCGCGGCAGAAATCTAACCGATGGCTCGGAGCTGGAATGGGCAACGGTTCAGCCGCTCATTCGTCTGCATGCTGGAAGCTTAGAGCCCGGATCTGAGACTTTGAACCTGGTGGACAACCAGGGCAAGCTGTGCGTCTACGATGTGGCCCGCCAGCTGTGCACGGCCAGCGCTTTGCGGGCACAGCTGAATCTGCTTGGCGAGGACTCCATTGCTGGCCAGTTGGCCCAGGATGCGGGTTACCTATATGCCGTGAAAAACTGGAGTATTCGTGCCTACGGTCGCCGGCGCCAGCAGCTGGAGTATACGGTGGAACTGGAGCCGGAGGAGGTGCGTCTGCTTCAGGCACACAACTATCAGGCTTATCCGCCCAAGAACTGTCTGCTCCTTCCCTCGTCCGCGGGACACTTCCTCAAAGCGACCGACTGTGAGGAGCGGAGATGCCAACTGCATCTACCAATGATCACAGCGTCCGCAGATTGTCCACTGCCTGTTCCCGGGGTTAGATACCAACTGAATCTTACACTGGCCAAGGGCCAGGGATCCGAGGAGCACCAGCCGGAGGAGGCGCTGCTTGGACAGTGGTTGCTCAGTGCTGGGGAATCGATCAATCTTACAGACCTGCTGCCCTTCACCCGCTATCGCGTGGCAGGAGTCCTGAGCAGCTATTACCAAAAGAAGTTGGCTTTACCCCAGTTGGTGTTGCCTCCACTGGAGCTCCTTACCGCCTCTGCCACGCCCTCGCCGCCAAGGAACTTCAGTGCCCGTGTGCTAAGTCCCAGGGAACTGGAGGTTAGCTGGTTGCCGCCAGAGCAGCTGCGCAGCGAAAGTGTCTACTACACGCTCCACTGGCAACAGGAACTGGATGGCGAGGAGGTCCAGGATCGCCGGGATTGGGAGGCACATGAGCGGCGGCTGGAGACGGCGGGTACTCATCGACTGACCGGCATTAAGCCGGGATCTGGGTATAGCCTGTGGGTTCAGGCCCATGCCACTGCCAccaagagcaacagcagcgagCGGCTGCATGTGCGTAGTTTCGCCGACTTGCCCGAGTTGCAGCTCCTGGAGCTGGGACCATATTCGCTGAGTCTCACCTGGGCGGGAACGCCGGATCCTTTGGGATCGCTGCAGCTCGAATGCCGATCGTCGGGTGAGCAACTACGTCGCAATGTGGCCGGGAATCACACAAAAATGGTGGTGGAGCCACTGCAGCCGCGCACTCGCTACCAGTGTCGCCTGCTCCTGGGCTATGCGGCCACGCCAGGTGCTCCACTGTACCATGGAACGGCCGAGGTGTACGAGACTCTGGGAGATGCGCCCAGTCAGCCGGGAAAACCGCAATTGGAGCACATCGCCGAAGAGGTATTCCGTGTCACCTGGACGGCGGCGCGCGGTAATGGAGCACCCATTGCCCTCTACAATTTGGAGGCACTCCAGGCGAGGAATGACAACCGCCGAAAGCGCAGAAGAAGGCGCCGCAATAGCGGCGGATCATTGGAGCAGCTGCCGTGGGCCGAGGAGCCGCTGGTCGTGGAGGATCAGTGGCTGGACTTTTGCAACACGACCGAACTGAGCTGCATTGTGAAGAGTCTGCATACGAACAGGTTGCTCCTCTTCCGGGTGCGGGCGAGGAGCATGGAGCACGGCTGGGGACCATACAGCGAGGAGAGCGAACGGGTGGCGGAGCCCTTCGTCTCGCCGGAGAAGAGAGGTTCCCTGGTCCTGGCCATCATTGCGCCGGCTGCCATCGTTTCCAGCTGCGTTCTGGCATTGGTGCTCGTCCGAAAAG TTCAAAAGCGACGCCTGCGTGCCAAGAAGCTGCTCCAGCAGAGTCGTCCCAGCATTTGGAGCAACCTGTCCACGCTGCAAACGCAACAACAGCTGATGGCCGCCAGGAATCGCGCCTTCTCCACCACGCTGAGTGATGCGGACATCGCTTTGCTGCCCCAAATCAATTGGAGCCAACTAAAGTTGCTTCGATTTCTGGGCAGCGGAGCTTTTGGTGAGGTGTACGAGGGTCAGTTGAAAACGGAGGACTCCGAGGAGCCGCAACGAGTGGCCATCAAG AGCCTTCGCAAGGGCGCCAGTGAATTTGCCGAGCTGCTCCAGGAGGCCCAGCTGATGAGCAACTTCAAGCACGAAAACATTGTGTGCCTGGTGGGGATCTGCTTCGACACCGAGTCCATCTCACTGATCATGGAGCACATGGAGGCGGGCGATTTGCTTAGTTACCTACGTGCCGCCAGGTCAACCAGCACCCAG GAGTCGCAACCCGCAGCTGGACTCTCGCTCTCCGAGCTCCTGGCCATGTGCATTGATGTGGCCAATGGCTGTAGTTATCTGGAGGACATGCATTTCGTGCACCGCGACTTGGCATGTCGGAACTGTCTGGTCACGGAATCGACGGGTGGCACAGATCGTCGACGCACCGTAAAGATTGGGGACTTTGGACTGGCGAGGGACATCTACAAGAGCGACTATTACCGCAAGGAGGGGGAGGGCCTGCTCCCGGTGCGCTGGATGTCGCCGGAGAGTCTCGTCGATGGACTCTTCACCACGCAGTCGGATGTGTGGGCCTTTGGGGTGCTCTGCTGGGAGATCCTCACCCTGGGTCAGCAGCCGTATGCGGCGAGGAACAACTTCGAGGTGCTGGCCCATGTCAAGGAGGGCGGCAGGCTCCAGCAGCCGCCCATGTGCACGGAGAAGCT TTACTCCCTGCTGCTCCTTTGCTGGCGAACGGATCCCTGGGAGCGGCCCAGTTTCCGGCGCTGCTACAACGCACTCCATGCCATCAGCACCGATCTTCGGCGCAGTCAAATGGCATCGGGAACGGCGGATACGGTGGTCAGCTGCACCAGGCCGGAGTTCAAAGTGCGCTTCGATGGCCAGCCGCTGGAGGAGCACAAGGAGCACAAGGAGCACAAGGAGCACAAGGAGCAGCCGAAGGAGGAGGAGAGTCTGACGCTGCGAGAAGTGCGGCTCAAGGATAAACAACTGTATGCCAACGAAGGAGTCTCACgactttga